The Diadema setosum chromosome 1, eeDiaSeto1, whole genome shotgun sequence genome has a window encoding:
- the LOC140230074 gene encoding golgin subfamily A member 5-like produces MAWVLKGAESFLNTLDQSASQAMGSKNESAGSQPHAAQSQLMHQSLPADSRHFSSSSTASSVGGSSSSFMNLSATELAGSANMKRTSSESAMSSSPTSSQQSQVQRSRTPTAVPRFRKDDEDEKLFEFLNSPATPSQDRRKKNNGSASGRHSRQSSTSSNISTKSVRTESSSATNAGFVVIPHHQQEEHHESSEPASSDISPDDRSEPAETIAGPVQGDPQSQQLSSLELENKLLRQEVSSLNQEMTSALDRAKKSLSEVNQLKDELKRRQTQISNSDAVVRQLRLHEDDLNEELNAKNSQLAVLRVRLQEADQEIKAKQETIQSVQEEKQRILQGHSDSSGMHSHALDSIKEKLHESEAALKREQESYRVAQTEFMERQGKIEVEQRTLTESLSMAQKKYNDEKVHSRELSEQLRVAKNSAEEAKQELADYKQKATRILQSKDKLISSLKEGAEGLEGVSAVSYELEELRNERDMLREELQQANIKMDQLRTDLQELESMQQIETESLQDQLRDLEEQFSQSQQQLRETETDLTRKGEELRYTEDDAHKLRLELQGRLKERDDEIQRLRNQLKTKSVSSSSQSELEGRLHALTESLIQKQTMLETLSSEKNSLGHQLERLQRQYNEVQASTRLTPSHTVNLATYEDDEGARQRLPLFMQETPSDGGMTRNVKRAASTIDKFSIRLGVFLRRYPMARLFVICYMFLLHLWVMIVLLTYTPEVHGKDFKDIHPQAP; encoded by the exons ATGGCGTGGGTGTTGAAGGGAGCAGAGAGCTTCCTGAACACGCTGGACCAGTCTGCATCCCAAGCCATGGGCAGCAAGAATGAATCGGCGGGATCGCAGCCTCATGCCGCTCAATCTCAGCTCATGCATCAGAGTCTTCCAGCCGATTCGAGACATTTCTCATCCTCCTCCACCGCATCTTCGGTTGGTGGGAGTTCCTCTTCCTTCATGAACCTGTCTGCCACAGAGCTTGCCGGCAGCGCAAACATGAAAAGGACTTCTAGTGAGAGCGCTATGTCGTCGTCCCCGACCTCCTCACAGCAGTCACAGGTGCAGCGCTCAAGGACTCCCACAGCGGTGCCCAGGTTTAGGAAAGATGATGAGGATGAAAAACTGTTTGAGTTCCTGAACAGCCCCGCCACGCCCTCCCAGGATCGGCGGAAAAAGAACAATGGCAGTGCAAGTGGGCGTCACTCCCGCCAATCCAGCACCTCCTCCAACATTTCCACCAAGAGTGTGAGGACAGAGAGCAGTAGCGCCACCAATGCTGGATTTGTTGTCATTCCTCACCATCAACAAG AGGAGCACCATGAGTCCAGTGAACCGGCCAGCAGTGATATATCACCCGACGATCGCAGTGAGCCCGCTGAGACGATCGCCGGCCCCGTACAAGGAGACCCTCAGTCACAGCAACTCTCCTCCCTGGAGCTGGAGAACAAGCTTCTCCGCCAGGAGGTGTCATCTCTCAACCAGGAGATGACATCAGCGCTTGACCGGGCCAAGAAGTCCCTGAGTG AGGTGAATCAGCTGAAAGATGAATTGAAACGCCGCCAGACCCAAATCTCCAATTCCGACGCCGTGGTCCGCCAGCTCCGTCTGCACGAGGACGACCTGAACGAGGAGCTGAATGCCAAGAACTCCCAGCTGGCGGTGCTGAGGGTCCGACTTCAGGAGGCGGACCAGGAGATCAAAGCCAAGCAGGAGACCATTCAAAGTGTGCAGGAAGAGAAGCAGAG GATTCTACAGGGCCACAGTGACTCCAGTGGCATGCACAGTCATGCCTTGGATTCCATCAAGGAGAAACTCCATGAATCAGAGGCTGCCTTGAAGCGGGAACAGGAGTCCTATCGGGTAGCACAG ACAGAGTTTATGGAACGCCAAGGGAAGATTGAGGTGGAGCAGCGTACTCTCACCGAGTCCCTCTCAATGGCACAGAAGAAATACAATGATGAAAAAG TTCATTCCAGAGAATTATCAGAGCAACTCAGAGTGGCCAAGAATAGTGCAGAGGAAGCCAAGCAGGAGCTGGCAGACTACAAACAGAAGGCTACAAGGATACTGCAG TCAAAGGACAAGCTGATAAGCAGTCTGAAGGAAGGGGCAGAGGGCCTGGAAGGAGTCTCGGCTGTCTCCTACGAGTTGGAGGAGCTCAGGAATGAGAGAGACATGCTGAGGGAGGAACTGCAGCAAGCTAACATCAAGATGGACCAACTCAGAACAGACCTGCAG GAACTAGAGTCCATGCAGCAGATAGAGACAGAGTCGCTGCAAGACCAGCTGAGGGACCTGGAAGAGCAGTTCTCCCAGAGCCAGCAGCAGCTGCGGGAGACAGAGACAGACCTGACCCGCAAGGGGGAGGAGCTGCGCTATACAGAGGATGATGCCCACAAGCTACGTCTTGAGCTGCAGGGCAGGCTGAAGGAGAGGGACGATGAGATCCAACGACTCAGGAACCAG CTGAAGACCAAGAGTGTTAGCAGTAGCTCCCAGAGTGAGCTGGAGGGGCGACTCCATGCTCTTACCGAGAGCCTCATCCAGAAACAGACCATGCTGGAGACCCTTAGCAGTGAGAAGAACTCCCTGGGCCACCAGCTGGAGAGACTACAG AGGCAGTACAATGAGGTACAAGCATCCACCAGGCTCACCCCCAGCCACACAGTGAATCTGGCTACTTATGAGGATGATGAAG GAGCGAGGCAGAGGTTGCCACTATTCATGCAGGAGACTCCGTCCGATGGCGGTATGACGAGGAACGTGAAGAGGGCGGCGAGTACCATAGACAAGTTCAGCATCAGGCTGGGTGTGTTCCTCCGCCGGTATCCCATGGCAAGACTCTTCGTCATCTGCTACATG TTCTTGCTCCATCTGTGGGTGATGATTGTTCTTCTGACCTACACTCCAGAGGTACACGGCAAGGACTTCAAAGATATCCACCCCCAGGCTCCGTAA